A single Candoia aspera isolate rCanAsp1 chromosome 7, rCanAsp1.hap2, whole genome shotgun sequence DNA region contains:
- the LOC134501175 gene encoding C-type mannose receptor 2-like, which translates to MGLKADAMGFISSFHLPLLGFLAASFFIQGLEAQDCPKNWFKFERHCYGFYKTQLSWNDAETDCHSYGKDGHLASILSEQEMKSISSALLTNHEVLYKVWVGMYAQKGGKSKRMRWTDNSVVDYIPWAPRQPSNCYGKQHCVELFAQEIPNIGGGVSCRFEMGSPEKFATLSSAKDGIVLEPVGPKTQSPSVLPGFSWGLWLPIQARTASRMQMALASSLLLPVLAFLAANFVISGVEALHCPKGWLAFQGNCYGLINLKLPWRDAENDCQQYGKTSHLVSILSETEGDMIASHITTNYNNQENFWIGLYDPNGTQRWRWVDYSAIRYLPWEPGFPKMTRRSACGQLSFTTDFRKWSHTRCSKRAKYICMFKLL; encoded by the exons ATGGGGCTGAAGGCTGATGCG ATGGGGTTCATCTCCAGTTTCCATCTGCCCCTTCTGGGCTTCCTGGCAGCCTCTTTCTTCATACAAG GTCTGGAAGCACAGGATTGTCCCAAGAACTGGTTCAAGTTTGAGCGGCACTGttatggattttacaaaacacaaCTGTCCTGGAATGATGCAGAG ACAGATTGCCATTCCTACGGTAAAGATGGCCACCTTGCCTCCATCCTCAGTGAACAGGAGATGAAGTCAATCTCGTCTGCTTTGCTCACCAACCATGAAGTTTTGTATAAAGTCTGGGTCGGGATGTACGCACAGAAGGGCGGGAAG AGTAAACGAATGCGGTGGACAGACAATTCCGTGGTGGATTACATACCGTGGGCACCACGGCAGCCTTCCAACTGCTATGGCAAACAGCACTGTGTTGAGTTGTTTGCCCAAG AAATACCAAACATCGGTGGTGGTGTTTCCTGCAGGTTTGAGATGGGAAGCCCAGAAAAGTT tgccaccctgtCCAGcgccaaagatggcatagtcctggaACCAgtgggccccaaaacccagagccccTCAGTCTTGCCAGGCTTCAGCTGGGGCCTGtggctccccatccaggcccgcaCAGCCTCCAGG ATGCAGATGGCCCTTGcatcctctctcctcctccctgttTTGGCCTTCCTGGCTGCCAACTTCGTTATATCAG GCGTAGAAGCCTTACACTGCCCCAAAGGTTGGCTAGCCTTCCAAGGAAACTGCTATGGGCTCATTAATTTAAAACTGCCATGGAGAGATGCTGAG AACGACTGCCAGCAGTATGGAAAGACGAGCCACCTGGTCTCCATCCTCTCCGAGACAGAAGGGGATATGATTGCGAGTCACATCACCACCAACTACAACAACCAAGAGAATTTCTGGATTGGCCTCTATGACCCCAACGGG ACTCAGCGCTGGAGGTGGGTAGATTACTCAGCAATTCGCTACTTACCCTGGGAACCAGGCTTTCCTAAGATGACACGGAGAAGTGCTTGCGGCCAGCTGTCCTTCACAACAG